The Chryseolinea soli genome contains a region encoding:
- a CDS encoding sterol desaturase family protein: MNLLTLILCSLIIAGTFLLWEFVAWLTHKYVMHGVLWRWHKSHHTVHGHALERNDLFALVFSLPCIGLFYYASQVVFNPYLLAVATGIFCYGLFYVVFHDILVHQRIRWRPEKRSKYLQRIIHAHYIHHSKHSREGCEAFGFLIASKKYEPKDFTYKQERQETQ, encoded by the coding sequence ATGAATCTCCTCACCCTGATATTGTGCTCGCTCATCATTGCCGGCACCTTTCTGTTGTGGGAATTCGTGGCTTGGCTCACCCATAAATATGTGATGCACGGAGTTTTATGGCGCTGGCACAAGTCTCACCACACCGTGCATGGACATGCCCTGGAACGCAACGATCTGTTTGCCCTCGTGTTTAGCTTACCGTGTATCGGCCTGTTCTACTACGCGTCGCAGGTGGTGTTTAACCCCTATTTGCTGGCCGTGGCCACGGGCATTTTCTGTTATGGACTGTTCTACGTGGTCTTCCACGACATCCTGGTGCACCAACGCATCCGGTGGCGGCCGGAAAAAAGAAGCAAATATCTTCAGCGAATCATCCACGCACACTATATTCACCACAGCAAGCATTCCAGGGAGGGCTGCGAAGCGTTTGGATTTTTAATTGCCTCCAAAAAATATGAACCAAAAGACTTCACCTATAAACAAGAACGCCAAGAAACCCAATAG
- a CDS encoding DUF1553 domain-containing protein — MTLIAIVMLTSSCREKLSASRSKDSVDYNLHIRPILSDRCFKCHGPDANQRKAHLRLDTQEGALAALKDNPEGHAIIPGDPEHSEVYLRLVSTDTAEVMPPVKSNLKINEQEIALIKKWIAQGAKYKPHWAFIPPHKTPVPEVDDAEWPKNEIDNFILARLESNGIEPNEQADPARLLKRVCFDITGLPPTLAMQDKFLEDSSPEAYDKVVDELLRQPQYGEKMAAYWMDVARYADSHGYQDDGLRTMWPWRDWVIHAFNANYPYDQFITWQLAGDLLPNPTKEQLLATGFNRNHKITQEGGVIDEEYRIEYVTDRTNTFGKAFLALTFECAKCHDHKYDPILQKDYYSTFSFFNQVPEKGLVGDITLASLADPPNMKITTADVEKILTFINKKDTATVPVMIMADRPEKRATYLLKRGVYDAPGDRVYVGLPKAILPFDSVRYGNNRLGLARWLTDKNNPLTARVFVNRMWQEFFGRGLVKTSGDFGMQGEMPSHPELLDWLALDFMDHGWDIKRLIKQFVTSATYKQSSVVTEKKLAVDPENILLARSSRVKMSAEVIRDLALASSGLLVKEIGGPSVKPYQPKGIWESSTSGRGVLARYVQDHGDKLYRRGLYCFIKRTVPPPSMLVMDGSNRDQCEVKRMRTNTPLQALVLLNDPVVLESSRVFAERLAQKNSTIEQKTIEAFRSIVARAPKPEELKVLLTYYEEEKKGFDQSPEKAKEFIAVGEYPQTEIKDVASVAALMQVVHTIFNLEESITKV, encoded by the coding sequence ATGACCCTCATCGCTATCGTCATGCTGACTTCTTCCTGTCGGGAAAAGCTCTCCGCATCGCGTTCAAAAGACTCTGTTGATTACAATCTCCACATCCGGCCGATCCTTTCCGACCGGTGCTTTAAATGCCATGGCCCCGACGCCAATCAGCGCAAAGCCCATCTGCGCCTCGATACACAGGAGGGCGCCCTGGCCGCGTTGAAAGACAATCCCGAAGGTCACGCCATCATACCCGGCGATCCCGAGCATTCCGAGGTATATCTCCGGCTCGTCTCGACAGATACGGCGGAAGTGATGCCACCGGTAAAGTCCAATCTCAAGATCAACGAACAGGAAATCGCCCTCATCAAAAAATGGATTGCCCAGGGCGCCAAATACAAACCCCACTGGGCCTTCATTCCACCCCATAAGACGCCAGTGCCCGAAGTGGACGATGCGGAATGGCCAAAAAATGAGATCGATAATTTTATTCTCGCACGCCTCGAGAGCAACGGCATCGAACCCAACGAACAGGCCGACCCCGCCCGCTTGCTAAAACGCGTCTGCTTCGACATCACGGGCCTGCCACCGACCCTGGCTATGCAAGACAAATTTTTAGAGGATAGCTCACCCGAAGCTTACGACAAGGTGGTCGACGAGCTTTTGAGGCAACCTCAATACGGCGAAAAAATGGCAGCCTACTGGATGGACGTTGCCCGCTATGCCGACTCCCACGGCTACCAGGACGACGGTCTCCGCACCATGTGGCCCTGGCGCGATTGGGTCATTCATGCCTTCAACGCCAATTATCCCTACGATCAATTCATCACCTGGCAACTGGCCGGGGATCTTCTGCCGAATCCCACCAAAGAACAACTGCTGGCCACGGGGTTCAATCGCAATCACAAGATCACGCAAGAGGGCGGTGTCATCGACGAAGAGTACCGCATTGAATATGTGACCGACCGCACCAACACCTTTGGCAAAGCCTTTCTGGCCCTGACGTTCGAGTGCGCGAAGTGTCATGATCACAAATACGATCCCATCCTTCAAAAGGATTATTACAGCACGTTCTCGTTCTTTAACCAGGTACCCGAAAAAGGACTGGTAGGCGACATCACGCTGGCCTCTCTGGCGGATCCCCCGAACATGAAGATCACCACCGCCGACGTGGAGAAGATCCTCACCTTCATCAATAAAAAAGATACCGCGACCGTCCCCGTCATGATCATGGCCGACAGACCGGAAAAACGGGCAACCTATCTCCTGAAACGGGGTGTTTACGATGCTCCGGGCGATAGGGTATACGTTGGTCTGCCCAAAGCCATCCTGCCGTTCGACTCCGTGCGCTATGGCAACAACCGCTTGGGCTTGGCCCGATGGCTCACCGACAAGAATAATCCGCTCACCGCGCGCGTCTTCGTAAACCGTATGTGGCAGGAATTTTTCGGACGCGGACTCGTGAAAACTTCCGGCGACTTTGGCATGCAAGGTGAAATGCCGTCCCACCCCGAATTGCTCGACTGGCTGGCGCTTGACTTTATGGACCATGGATGGGACATCAAACGACTCATCAAACAATTTGTCACCTCAGCAACCTACAAACAATCGTCGGTGGTGACGGAGAAGAAACTGGCGGTAGATCCCGAGAATATTTTGCTGGCGCGAAGCTCGCGGGTGAAAATGTCGGCGGAGGTTATTCGCGACCTGGCGTTGGCCAGCAGTGGTCTGTTGGTGAAAGAGATCGGCGGCCCGAGTGTGAAACCTTATCAACCGAAAGGGATCTGGGAATCGTCTACCTCCGGTCGCGGCGTGTTGGCGCGATACGTGCAGGATCACGGCGACAAATTATACCGGCGAGGATTGTACTGTTTCATCAAGCGCACCGTGCCACCCCCCAGTATGCTGGTTATGGATGGCAGCAATCGCGACCAATGTGAAGTGAAGCGCATGCGCACCAACACGCCCCTGCAGGCACTGGTACTGTTGAACGACCCGGTAGTGCTGGAATCGTCGAGGGTCTTTGCCGAGCGATTGGCGCAGAAAAATTCTACGATTGAACAAAAGACCATTGAAGCGTTCCGTTCCATCGTGGCGCGCGCGCCAAAACCGGAAGAGCTGAAAGTGCTGTTGACGTATTACGAAGAAGAGAAGAAAGGCTTTGATCAGTCGCCGGAGAAAGCGAAGGAGTTTATTGCCGTGGGAGAATACCCGCAGACAGAGATCAAAGACGTGGCCTCGGTGGCGGCCCTGATGCAGGTAGTGCACACGATTTTTAATTTGGAGGAATCCATCACAAAAGTTTGA
- a CDS encoding serine hydrolase translates to MRHILCLLILATPGTIAFGQNKDLDKKLKGFDAYVVSVMHDWKAQGISVAIVYKNKVVLSKGYGYRNAERKLPVTPQTLFAIGSCTKAFTAAGLCLLEEEDKLALDKPVRDYLPDFKLQDDYVSANVTPRDLLCHRSGLPRHDMLWYGSTYTRQELYERLRYLEPSKPFRSTYQYQNLMFMTAGLLAEKVSGQSWENFTRDRFLVPLEMTSTNFSINDLQRATDFATGYREQHDTIRVMPYMNIDALGPAGSINSSADDMSHWLMALINGGRYNNKKIISENSVRQLQTPTMVGIAQVPVQYDESFYNTYGLGWMITAYRGHVRVDHGGNIDGFSASTCFMPKDSIGVVVLSNMNASTVPAIIRNNILDRMLGLPVVDWNTRFLNERNKNKDLQARIKKEEDDQNRVKDTHPSHPLTAFVGKFEHPAYGVVEITSDGTALTADVHGLKTKLEHYHYDIFRSTNEKYFDGEKFQFITGLDGTIDEIQVRLEPAVKDIVFKRKWQPLDVPAPTLANYTGDYDFGGNVARVYIKETSKLYLFVPGQPEYELAATKPNEFKIKILEGFQVKFEVDASGKARELVSIQPNGTFRAKRK, encoded by the coding sequence ATGCGACACATTCTATGCCTCCTGATCCTGGCGACGCCAGGCACGATCGCGTTTGGTCAAAACAAAGATCTCGACAAAAAATTAAAAGGATTCGATGCGTACGTTGTCTCCGTCATGCACGACTGGAAGGCGCAGGGCATTTCGGTGGCGATCGTTTATAAAAATAAAGTGGTGTTGTCGAAAGGATATGGTTACCGAAACGCAGAAAGAAAGCTTCCTGTAACGCCGCAAACCCTTTTTGCGATCGGTTCGTGTACAAAGGCTTTTACGGCCGCGGGGCTTTGCCTGCTGGAAGAAGAAGACAAGTTGGCGTTGGATAAACCCGTGAGAGATTATCTGCCGGATTTCAAACTCCAGGACGATTATGTTTCGGCTAATGTCACGCCACGCGATCTTCTTTGCCATCGCTCGGGGTTGCCACGGCACGACATGTTGTGGTATGGCTCGACCTATACCCGCCAAGAGCTCTATGAACGGCTGCGCTACCTGGAACCCAGCAAGCCGTTCCGTTCTACCTATCAATATCAAAACCTGATGTTCATGACGGCCGGTCTGTTGGCGGAAAAGGTCAGCGGACAATCGTGGGAGAATTTCACGCGCGATCGCTTCCTGGTTCCGCTGGAAATGACGTCTACTAACTTTTCCATAAACGACCTGCAACGTGCCACCGATTTTGCTACGGGCTATCGTGAGCAACATGACACGATACGCGTCATGCCTTATATGAACATCGACGCGCTCGGACCGGCAGGTTCCATCAACTCCAGCGCCGATGACATGAGTCACTGGCTGATGGCCCTCATTAACGGTGGCCGCTACAACAACAAAAAGATAATTTCTGAAAACAGCGTCCGGCAGCTTCAAACGCCTACGATGGTCGGCATTGCGCAGGTGCCTGTGCAGTATGACGAGTCGTTTTACAATACCTATGGATTAGGATGGATGATCACCGCCTACCGCGGCCACGTGCGCGTCGACCACGGGGGCAACATCGACGGCTTTTCGGCGAGCACGTGTTTCATGCCCAAAGATTCCATCGGGGTGGTCGTGCTCAGCAACATGAATGCCTCTACCGTACCCGCTATCATTCGCAATAACATACTGGACAGAATGCTGGGGCTCCCGGTCGTGGATTGGAACACGCGCTTTCTAAACGAAAGAAATAAAAACAAAGATCTTCAAGCACGCATCAAAAAAGAAGAGGACGACCAAAATCGTGTGAAGGACACTCATCCGTCGCATCCGCTGACAGCTTTTGTCGGAAAGTTCGAACATCCTGCCTATGGTGTAGTGGAGATCACTTCGGATGGCACTGCGCTGACCGCAGATGTACACGGATTGAAAACTAAACTTGAACATTATCACTACGATATTTTCCGGTCGACGAACGAAAAATATTTCGACGGCGAAAAATTTCAATTTATTACAGGCCTGGACGGTACCATCGACGAAATCCAAGTGCGGCTGGAGCCCGCGGTGAAAGACATTGTCTTCAAACGAAAATGGCAACCGCTCGATGTACCGGCTCCCACACTGGCCAACTATACCGGCGACTATGACTTTGGCGGGAACGTGGCCCGCGTATACATCAAAGAGACTTCCAAACTCTACCTGTTCGTGCCCGGTCAGCCGGAATACGAATTAGCGGCCACCAAACCCAACGAATTCAAGATCAAAATACTGGAAGGTTTCCAGGTGAAGTTTGAAGTCGATGCTTCGGGAAAAGCGCGTGAATTGGTTTCTATTCAACCCAACGGCACGTTCAGGGCGAAGCGCAAATGA
- a CDS encoding cryptochrome/photolyase family protein, producing MKATTFEVPATLITSSTTLFWYRRDLRLQDNAGLFHALKENPDVLPVFVFDTVILDKLDDRDDARVTFIHQSLEILKTQLEALGSSLLVLHGDPVTLYAKFNPKAVYANHDYEPYARERDAQVSSILQKKGIPFKTFKDQVIFEKSEVVKDDGSPYTVFTPYSRKWKATLSPLHLKQYPTEKHFSNFLKTKTLPFPTLEHLGFTPSFIDFPERVVKRTIIEKYDLQRDFPALRGTTRLSVHLRFGTVSIRKLAQLGMQKNTTWLNELIWREFYQMILWHFPQVQEHSFKPAYDRIAWRNDPQEFEAWCEGKTGYPIVDAGMRELNATGFMHNRVRMITASFLTKHLLIDWRWGEAYFAKKLLDYDLAANNGGWQWAAGSGCDAAPYFRVFNPQLQTEKFDKEMAYIKKWVPEFESEKYPRPIVDHAFARERVLRVFKNALG from the coding sequence GTGAAGGCTACCACATTCGAAGTTCCCGCCACATTGATCACATCGTCCACGACATTGTTTTGGTATCGGAGGGACCTTCGGTTGCAAGATAATGCCGGGTTGTTTCATGCTTTGAAGGAGAATCCGGATGTGCTTCCCGTTTTTGTATTCGATACGGTGATCCTTGACAAACTGGATGACCGCGATGATGCGCGCGTCACGTTCATACACCAGTCACTAGAGATTTTAAAAACGCAATTGGAAGCATTGGGGAGTTCGCTGCTGGTGTTGCATGGCGACCCCGTTACGCTGTATGCAAAGTTCAACCCAAAGGCTGTTTACGCGAATCACGACTACGAGCCCTATGCCCGGGAACGCGACGCGCAAGTCAGCAGTATCTTACAGAAAAAAGGTATTCCCTTTAAAACGTTTAAAGACCAGGTGATCTTCGAAAAGAGCGAAGTTGTTAAGGACGACGGATCGCCTTACACGGTCTTCACGCCCTACAGCCGGAAGTGGAAGGCAACGTTATCACCGCTTCACCTGAAGCAGTATCCCACGGAAAAACACTTTTCGAATTTTCTCAAAACAAAAACGCTTCCTTTCCCCACGCTCGAGCATTTGGGGTTCACACCATCGTTTATTGATTTTCCGGAACGCGTTGTCAAACGAACCATCATTGAGAAATATGATCTTCAACGCGACTTTCCTGCTTTGAGGGGCACGACACGGTTGAGCGTTCATCTGCGCTTTGGGACGGTGAGCATCCGCAAGCTGGCGCAGTTGGGTATGCAAAAAAATACCACCTGGTTGAATGAGCTGATCTGGCGCGAATTTTACCAAATGATCCTCTGGCATTTTCCGCAGGTACAAGAGCATTCGTTCAAGCCCGCCTACGATCGCATCGCCTGGCGCAACGACCCACAAGAGTTTGAAGCCTGGTGCGAAGGCAAAACGGGCTACCCTATCGTGGACGCTGGCATGCGGGAATTGAACGCTACGGGGTTCATGCACAACCGCGTGCGCATGATCACGGCCAGCTTTCTCACCAAACACCTCCTCATTGACTGGCGTTGGGGCGAGGCCTACTTTGCGAAAAAATTATTGGACTACGATCTTGCCGCGAATAACGGCGGCTGGCAGTGGGCCGCGGGATCCGGCTGTGATGCTGCCCCGTATTTTCGTGTCTTCAACCCTCAGTTGCAAACCGAAAAATTCGACAAAGAAATGGCCTACATAAAAAAATGGGTCCCCGAATTCGAATCCGAAAAATATCCCAGACCCATAGTCGACCACGCCTTCGCGCGCGAACGTGTTCTACGCGTATTCAAGAATGCTTTGGGGTAG
- a CDS encoding c-type cytochrome domain-containing protein, protein MERLQRIILNIIFCIQVLLIFLLFFEDQIQLPAWLQVAGRMHPLVLHIPIGMMIFLVALILLEKWLDQAVAPVIINFGLILTSLSASVTALFGFFLSLQGDYGAEALTRHKVSGVLLSFLCYLIVLLYQQKKRQSVFFGAGLVCFVTLVVAGHTGAILTHGENFVLAPMTHDKKPVLTVETASVYHFAVEPILEKKCFSCHNESKAKGGLIMTTVEKFKAGGKEGTAFTEGHPEASRMIKAFYLPLSDDKHMPPDGKPQLTSLEITTLKAWIKAGADFDKKLAEYKTSDSLTFITTAFASSTPDQENQVLYTFPGLSDDKVAKLNTPFRSVFPLYQNSPALQADFFVKKAFEVKAVEELKAAANQLVVVNLSRMPVTDKEIPLLATFKNLEQLNLNFTAITGSTLGELKALKHLKLLSLSGTAIKAKDLAPALDAPALHTVYLWNTAVTDAEIEAFQKEHPKITLIKDSFHDNTILRLSKPSLENEGVVKRNGKVTLKHTMPGVTIRYTRDGTVPDSVKGTEFKEPFPATETFVVKAQACKATWFCSEVYESTVFVEGIHPVKMEFFNEPDPQYPGEGVTSLMDHRKGVSDVLKEPSWLAYRDKPFAAGFWFDKEFPKSMVFSYARNLGAFSFPPTGIEVWAGKDEKDAKLIQRIKIDQPKGYDPNKVAALTIPLSPHPYAFYKIVAHPVAKLPAWHDSKGEKGWVFFDEVFFY, encoded by the coding sequence ATGGAGAGACTACAGCGCATCATCCTGAATATCATTTTTTGTATCCAGGTCCTTCTGATTTTTTTGTTGTTTTTCGAAGACCAAATACAACTCCCGGCCTGGCTGCAGGTGGCGGGTCGCATGCATCCGTTGGTGTTGCACATTCCGATCGGTATGATGATCTTTTTGGTGGCGTTGATCTTGCTGGAGAAATGGCTGGATCAGGCCGTTGCCCCCGTGATCATCAACTTCGGGCTCATCCTAACCTCGCTGTCGGCTTCCGTGACCGCCCTGTTTGGATTTTTTCTGAGCCTTCAGGGCGACTATGGCGCCGAAGCACTCACGCGTCACAAGGTGAGTGGCGTGTTGTTGAGTTTCTTGTGTTATTTAATCGTCTTGTTATATCAGCAGAAAAAACGCCAATCCGTATTTTTTGGAGCGGGCCTGGTGTGTTTCGTCACCCTGGTAGTGGCCGGTCACACCGGTGCCATACTCACCCATGGCGAAAACTTTGTGCTGGCCCCGATGACCCACGATAAAAAGCCGGTGTTAACGGTAGAGACGGCGTCCGTCTATCACTTCGCGGTGGAACCGATCCTGGAAAAGAAGTGCTTCTCCTGCCACAACGAATCGAAGGCCAAGGGTGGACTCATCATGACCACGGTAGAGAAGTTCAAGGCCGGCGGAAAAGAGGGCACAGCCTTCACCGAGGGCCATCCCGAGGCGAGCCGTATGATCAAGGCGTTCTATCTTCCCCTAAGCGACGACAAACACATGCCTCCCGATGGCAAGCCCCAACTCACATCCCTCGAGATCACCACCCTCAAAGCATGGATAAAGGCCGGGGCCGACTTTGACAAAAAGCTGGCCGAGTACAAAACGAGCGACTCACTCACTTTCATCACCACCGCCTTTGCGTCGTCCACGCCAGACCAGGAAAATCAAGTGCTGTATACTTTTCCGGGATTGTCCGATGACAAAGTAGCCAAGCTCAATACGCCATTCCGGTCGGTGTTTCCCCTGTATCAAAACAGTCCCGCGTTGCAGGCCGATTTTTTTGTAAAGAAAGCATTTGAAGTAAAAGCGGTGGAGGAATTGAAAGCGGCGGCCAATCAATTGGTCGTGGTGAACCTTTCACGGATGCCGGTAACCGACAAAGAGATCCCGCTGCTGGCGACCTTCAAAAATCTGGAGCAATTGAACCTGAACTTCACGGCCATCACAGGAAGCACGCTTGGCGAATTAAAAGCGCTTAAGCATCTGAAGCTCCTTTCCCTTTCGGGAACGGCCATAAAGGCAAAAGACCTCGCACCGGCATTGGACGCGCCGGCCTTGCACACGGTGTATCTGTGGAACACCGCCGTGACCGACGCCGAAATCGAAGCCTTTCAAAAAGAACATCCGAAGATCACCCTGATAAAAGATTCCTTCCACGACAATACCATCCTGCGACTCAGCAAACCCTCACTCGAAAACGAGGGCGTGGTGAAACGAAACGGCAAGGTAACCTTAAAACACACCATGCCCGGCGTCACGATCCGGTATACCCGCGACGGAACGGTCCCCGACAGCGTGAAAGGCACGGAGTTTAAAGAACCATTCCCCGCCACGGAAACCTTTGTAGTAAAAGCACAGGCCTGCAAGGCCACATGGTTTTGTAGCGAAGTATATGAATCCACAGTATTTGTGGAAGGCATTCATCCCGTAAAAATGGAATTCTTCAACGAGCCCGATCCGCAATATCCCGGCGAAGGCGTGACAAGCCTCATGGATCACCGGAAGGGTGTGAGTGACGTGTTGAAAGAGCCGTCGTGGCTGGCCTATCGAGACAAACCGTTTGCAGCCGGATTTTGGTTTGATAAAGAGTTTCCAAAAAGCATGGTGTTCAGCTACGCCAGGAACCTGGGTGCATTTAGTTTTCCCCCCACCGGTATAGAGGTGTGGGCGGGTAAGGATGAGAAGGATGCCAAACTGATCCAACGCATCAAAATAGATCAGCCGAAGGGTTACGATCCCAACAAGGTCGCGGCCCTGACCATACCCTTGTCACCCCATCCCTATGCGTTCTACAAGATCGTGGCGCACCCGGTGGCGAAACTTCCCGCGTGGCACGACAGCAAGGGGGAGAAGGGCTGGGTGTTCTTCGACGAAGTATTTTTTTATTGA
- the idi gene encoding isopentenyl-diphosphate Delta-isomerase: MEQVILVDERDNAVGTLEKMEAHRKGLLHRAFSIILFNTKGELLLQKRSPTKYHSASLWTNTCCSHPLPDESMADATRRRLKEEMGIDLQPEFAYKFIYRAALDNNLVEHEYDHVYVGTFDGEPVVNKDEVEEWKFMSLALLREAVKQHPEAYTAWFKLILNHPELNKIAA, translated from the coding sequence ATGGAACAGGTGATCCTCGTAGATGAGCGCGACAACGCCGTGGGCACGCTCGAAAAAATGGAAGCCCACCGCAAGGGACTTTTACATCGTGCTTTTTCCATTATCCTGTTCAACACCAAAGGTGAGCTCTTGCTGCAAAAGCGCTCCCCGACCAAATACCACAGCGCAAGCCTCTGGACCAACACCTGCTGCAGCCATCCCCTCCCGGACGAATCCATGGCCGACGCCACACGCCGGCGATTGAAAGAAGAAATGGGCATCGATCTGCAACCGGAGTTTGCCTATAAATTTATTTACCGTGCCGCTCTCGACAACAACCTCGTCGAGCATGAATATGATCATGTCTACGTAGGCACCTTTGATGGCGAGCCCGTGGTGAACAAAGACGAAGTGGAGGAGTGGAAATTTATGAGCCTTGCGTTATTGCGTGAGGCTGTGAAGCAGCATCCCGAGGCATACACTGCCTGGTTCAAGCTCATCCTGAATCATCCGGAGCTGAACAAAATCGCCGCCTGA
- a CDS encoding DUF1501 domain-containing protein, whose translation MENEFLKQRFHITRRHFLGKMSLGLGSVALGSLLIPDLFKPGADEGAMLTGLPHFAPKAKRIIYLFQNGAPSQLESFDYKPLLNKMAGQDLPASIRMGQRLTGMTSGQASFPLVGSHFSFKQYGQSGAWVSEIFPNMAKIVDDVCFIKTMHTEAINHDPALTFMQSGAQQGNRPSMGAWLSYGLGSENKNLPAFCVLLSRGRGNGQGVYSKLWSNGFLDSIHQGVQFSSSEERVLYLKDPQGRDRNGTRKMLDNLAELNGMNYQEFGDPETQTRIQQYEMAYRMQTAVPELSDLTQEPDHIIKMYGADCLVPGTYASNCLLARKLSESGVRFVQLYHQGWDQHGNMVGEMPLQAEDVDRSTAALVMDLKQRGLLDETLVIWGGEFGRTNYCQGKLSKENYGRDHHPRAYTIWMAGGGVKPGLVYGETDEFGYNIVRDPVHVNDFHATVLHLMGLNHEQLTYKHLGRRYRLTDVAGKVVSGILA comes from the coding sequence ATGGAAAATGAATTTTTAAAGCAACGCTTCCACATCACCCGCAGACATTTCTTAGGGAAGATGAGTCTTGGGTTGGGCTCGGTGGCACTGGGCTCGTTGCTGATCCCCGACCTGTTCAAACCCGGCGCCGACGAAGGGGCGATGTTAACGGGCCTTCCCCATTTCGCCCCCAAGGCCAAACGCATTATTTATCTTTTTCAAAATGGCGCGCCCTCGCAGTTGGAGAGCTTCGACTACAAGCCGCTGCTGAATAAAATGGCCGGCCAGGATCTGCCCGCGTCCATCCGCATGGGCCAGCGCCTCACGGGCATGACCTCGGGGCAAGCCAGCTTTCCCCTGGTGGGCTCGCATTTTTCGTTCAAGCAATACGGTCAGTCCGGCGCATGGGTAAGCGAGATCTTCCCCAACATGGCCAAGATCGTCGACGACGTTTGCTTCATCAAGACTATGCACACCGAAGCCATCAACCACGATCCGGCGTTGACTTTCATGCAGTCGGGGGCACAGCAAGGCAACCGCCCCAGCATGGGCGCCTGGCTGAGCTATGGGTTGGGCAGTGAGAATAAAAACCTTCCCGCTTTTTGTGTCCTGCTTTCCCGTGGCCGCGGCAACGGTCAGGGGGTTTACTCGAAGCTGTGGTCCAACGGATTTTTAGATAGCATCCACCAAGGCGTTCAATTTAGTAGCAGCGAAGAACGCGTGTTGTACCTGAAAGATCCCCAGGGAAGAGACCGCAACGGCACCCGCAAAATGCTGGACAACCTCGCCGAACTGAATGGCATGAACTATCAGGAGTTTGGCGATCCGGAAACACAAACGCGTATCCAGCAATATGAAATGGCCTACCGCATGCAAACCGCGGTACCTGAACTTTCCGACCTGACCCAGGAGCCGGACCACATCATCAAGATGTACGGTGCCGACTGCCTCGTGCCCGGTACATACGCCTCCAATTGTTTGCTGGCGCGGAAGCTGTCCGAGTCGGGCGTGCGCTTTGTGCAATTATACCACCAGGGCTGGGATCAGCACGGCAACATGGTGGGCGAAATGCCCTTGCAAGCCGAAGATGTTGACCGCTCTACCGCCGCACTGGTGATGGATTTGAAACAACGGGGCCTGCTGGACGAGACCTTAGTGATTTGGGGAGGAGAATTCGGACGCACAAACTATTGCCAGGGCAAGCTGAGCAAGGAGAACTATGGACGCGACCATCACCCCCGAGCCTACACCATCTGGATGGCCGGTGGCGGTGTGAAGCCTGGCCTGGTCTATGGAGAGACCGATGAATTTGGTTACAACATCGTGCGCGACCCCGTGCACGTAAACGATTTTCATGCCACCGTCCTTCACTTGATGGGACTGAACCATGAACAACTCACCTATAAACACTTGGGTAGACGATATCGCCTCACCGACGTAGCCGGTAAGGTGGTTTCGGGAATACTGGCTTGA
- a CDS encoding lycopene cyclase domain-containing protein, protein MNSRYLYLSIDIVSLLLPFLVSFLPKAPFYKKWKYLGIALLISVPFFCIWDSLFIHLGVWGFNPQYLCGIFIGNLPLEEILFFICIPYACVFTYFALNHLIEKDYLFPHQELISSALIILLLIAGIFHMDKLYTGVTFVVVSLFLAYLMLKIRPRYMGRFYFAFVVILLPFFLFNGVLTGWLLHTPVVWYNDKQILGFRLGTIPFEDFLYGMLLVLMNIAIMEWFEDRDYYRAKFGAKK, encoded by the coding sequence TTGAATTCAAGATACCTATACCTGTCCATCGATATCGTTTCCCTCCTGTTGCCGTTTCTGGTCAGCTTCCTGCCCAAAGCTCCCTTCTACAAGAAATGGAAATACCTGGGCATCGCATTGCTCATTTCAGTGCCTTTCTTTTGTATCTGGGATAGCCTGTTCATCCACCTGGGTGTGTGGGGATTCAACCCTCAATATCTTTGCGGCATCTTCATCGGCAACCTGCCGTTGGAGGAGATCTTGTTTTTTATTTGCATCCCCTACGCGTGTGTATTCACCTACTTCGCCTTGAATCATCTGATCGAGAAAGACTATCTCTTTCCCCACCAGGAGTTGATCTCGAGCGCGCTGATCATCCTGCTGCTCATCGCAGGCATCTTTCACATGGACAAGCTGTATACGGGCGTTACGTTCGTGGTCGTGTCGTTGTTCCTGGCCTACCTGATGCTGAAGATCCGGCCACGGTATATGGGGCGATTCTATTTCGCGTTCGTCGTGATCTTGCTGCCCTTTTTTCTCTTCAACGGTGTGCTTACGGGCTGGCTGCTTCACACGCCGGTGGTGTGGTACAACGACAAGCAGATTCTGGGTTTCCGTCTCGGCACCATCCCGTTTGAAGATTTCCTCTATGGCATGCTGCTCGTGCTCATGAACATCGCAATCATGGAGTGGTTTGAAGATCGCGACTACTACCGCGCAAAGTTCGGGGCAAAAAAATAA